The DNA region CGGCGTACGTCTGGCCACGCCCAACCGGGCCGAGGCCGCCGCCTTCGCCGGCCAGGCCGCCGGCACGGGTGCGAGCGAGCATGCGGCCGCTCTGCGCGAGGCCTGGCGGGCCCGGGCCGTCTGCGTCACCCTCGGCGCGGACGGCGCCGTGGTGGCCGAGGGCGACGGGGCGCCTCGGGAGATCCCGGCCCACCGTGTCGGCTTCCAGGACACCTGCGGCGCCGGCGACCGGTTCGCGGCCACCGTGACGGCAAGCCTCACCGGCACCGCATCGACGGAGACCGCCGTGAAGACCGCGGTCGAGGCGGCCGGCGACTTCGTGGCCGCGGGCGGAGCCGGCTCGTTCACCCCCGCCGACCGGCGGACCGGGGGCCGCACGCTCGTCGCCACCGGCGGGTGCTTCGACCTCCTCCACGCCGGGCACGTCGCCACCCTCCAGGCGGCACGGCGGCTCGGCGACCGCCTGGTCGTCTGCCTCAACTCCGACGCCTCCGTCCGCCGCCTCAAGGGCGAGGACCGTCCGGTCGTACCCGAGCGGGACCGCGCCCGGCTGCTCGCCGCCCTCGACTGCGTCGACGACGTGGTCGTCTTCGACGAGGACACCCCGGTGCACGTGCTCGCCCAGCTCCGCCCCGACATCTGGGTCAAGGGCGGCGACTACGCCGAGGACGACCTCCCCGAGAGCGACCTGCTGGCGACCTGGGGCGGACGCACCGTCGTGGTGCCGTTCCACGACGGCCACTCCACCACCTCGCTGATCGAGACCGCGAGGGCGATGCCGGTCTGATGCCGACGGCGCTCGTCTATCGTGCGCTGGGCCTCGGCGACCTGCTCGCCGGGGTGCCGGCGCTCCGCATGCTCCGCCGGGCGCTGCCGCAGCACCGCATCGTGCTCGCTGCCCCCGCGGCCCAGACCCGGCTGATCGCGCTCGCCGCCGTCGTCGACGAGGTCATCGCCACCGAGGAGCTCGAGCCGGTCGCCTGGACGGGTCCGCCGCCGGATCTCGCCATCGACCTGCACGGCAACGGACCCGCCTCCCGCGACCTGCTCCGCGTGCTCGGTCCCGGCCGTCTGATCGGCTTCGGCGAGCCCGGCGGGCCCGCCTGGGACCCCGAGGAGCACGAGCGCCACCGCTGGTGCCGGCTGCTCGCCGAGACCCTCGACACCGACGTCGCCGCCGATCCCGACGACGTGCTCCTGCCACCTCCCGGGCTGGAGCCGCCTCCCGAGCCGGACGCGGTCCTGATCCATCCCGGCGCCGCCTCCGCGAGCCGCCGCTGGCCGACGGACCGGTTCGCCGCCGTCGCCACCAGGATGACTCTCACCGGCGCCCGCGTCCTGGTCACCGGCTCCCCCGCCGAGCGCGACCTGGCCGAGGACGTACGCTCCCGGGCCGGTCTCCCGCCCGAGGCGAACGTCGCGGGCAGCACCGATCTGATGGCGCTGGCCTCCCTGGTCGGCTCGGCCCGACTGCTCATCAGCGGCGACACCGGCATCGCCCACCTGGCATCGGCCCTGGGTACGCCGTCGGTGATCCTGTTCGGACCGACCCCGCCCTCCCGCTGGGGCCCGCCTCCGGGCCCTCACATCGCGCTCTGGCGCGGTGACGGCCCCGGCGACCCGCACGCCTCGGTCACCGACCCGGCGCTGCTGCGCCTGCGCGTCGACGAGGTCAACGACGCGGCGCTGCGGCTGCTGTCGGGTCGGAGTCGACGTCCTCGCGCCAGCGCGCCGTCCGCTTGAGCCCCTCCTCGAGGGACATCTGCGGCTCCCAGCCGAGCAGCAGCCGGGCGCGGGTGAGATCGGGGCGGCGTACGTGCGGGTCGTCGGCCGGCAGCGCCACATGATGGATCCGGGACTCGGAGCCGGTCAGCTCGATGATCATCCGGGCCAGCTCGAGCATGGTGATCTCGCGGTCGTTGCCGATGTTGACCGGTCCTGCCACGTCGGCGCAGGCGAGCCGCAGCAGGCCCTCGACGGTGTCCTCGACCCAGCACAGCGACCGCGTCTGCGAGCCGTCGCCGGCAACGGTCAGCGGCTCCCCGCTCAGCGCCTGGCCCAGGAAGGCCGGCACGACCCGGCCGTCGTCCAGGCTCATCCGAGGGCCGTAGGTGTTGAACAGCCGCGCCACCGCGACATCGACGCCGCGCTCGCGGGCGTAGGCCATCGTGGTCGCCTCGGCGAACCGCTTGCCCTCGTCGTAGACGCTGCGTAGGCCGATCGGGTTGACGTGGCCCCAGTACTCCTCGCGCTGCGGGTGCACCTCGGGCTCGCCGTACACCTCGGAGGTGGAGGTGAGCACGAACCGGGCATGGTGACGATCAGCCAGCTCGAGGGCGTTGACCGTGCCCTCGCTCGCCACCCGCAGCGTCTCCAGGGGCAGCCGCTGGTAGTGGACCGGCGAGGCCGGACAGGCCAGGTGCATCACCAGGTCGACCCCGCCGGGGTCGGGGATCGCATGGCTGGCGTCGGCGATCGTGATCGCGAAGCCCGGCCGGCCGAAGAGGTGCTCGATCTTGTCGGCCGAGCCGGTGAGCAGGTTGTCGACGATCCACACCTCCGCCCCGGCGTCCAGCAGGCGCTCGCTCACCCACGACCCGACGAACCCGGCTCCGCCGGTGACCACCACCCGGGCTCCGCGCAACGACTCTTCCCAGTCGTTCATCGCGGATAGCCCTCGTTCCGCAGCATCACGACGGCGCTCTGCAGGCACGCCTCCTCCGGAAGCGTCACCGCGAACCGGATCAGCTCCGCCACGATCGTCGGGTCCATCATCCGCTCCGGCGGCAGCCCCCACTGGTCCATCATCGGCGTGGCCATCGCCGCGGGGTTGATCGCGCTGACCCGGACGGGCCACTCCCGCTCGCGCGCCTCGGTCTGCATCACCTCGGTGAGCTTGAGCAGCGCCGCCTTGGAGGAGTTGTACGCAGCAGCACCCGCCCCCACCGTCAGCGCGCTGATCGAGGCGATGCTGACGATGTCGGCCACCGGCTGGGTCGGCGCGTCCTCGAGCGCCAGGCGGTGACGTACGAATGCACGGGAGAGCCGCATCGGGCCGTCGACGTTCACGCCGAAGACGTCGTGCCACTGGTCGTCGTCGATGTCGACCAGGTCCGAGCCGCGGTCGGTGCCCGCGTTGTTGATCAGGAGGTCGAACCGGGCCCCGAACCGCTCGGAGAGGTCGGCGACCGTCTTCTCGACCGCCGAGGGCGAGGTGACGTCGAGGTCGACGACCTCGGTCTCCCCCCGCCGGGGTTCACCACGGATCAGGTCGACGGTCTCCTGGGCCGCCTCGGGGTCCCGGTCGCTGACCGCGACGTACGCTCCGGAGACACTGAGCACCCGACTCGTCGCCCGCCCCAGGCCGCTCCCGGCACCGGTCACCAGCGCGACCCTGCCGTCGAGACTGTTCGTGCCGTTGGTTCCGTTCATGGTGTTCCTCTCAGAGGGCGTCTGGTCCGTATGACCGAACCGGTACCCGTGCTCACCCCTCACAGCCCGCCCGGCCGACTTCCCACCCGAAAGGGTGATTGCGACTCGCGAGGCGCACACCCGACGGGGTGAACTTGGCCTCCTGAGCCGTTGGGACGGGCTCATTTCGGGCACTACCCAAATATGACGACGACAACTTTCGAGACAGACCTTCCCCGAGCCGAGCGCCAGCGTCTGACCTCAGAGCTGTTGGCGGCAGCACACGAGGCGGAAGGTGAGGAGCAGGACCGGCTCATCGAAGAGGTGATCCTGCTCAACGCGGCGGTCGCCCGCTCGATCGCCCACCGCTACACCGGCCGTGGCATCCCCCGCGCCGATCTGGAGCAGGTCGCGTACATCGCCCTGGTGCGGGCCGCGAAGAGCTTCCACCCGGACCGTGCCGACGATTTCCTCACCTACGCCGTGCCCACCATCCGGGGTGAGGTGAAGCGCTGGTTCCGTGACCACGGCTGGACCGTGCGCCCGCCGCGTCCCATCCAGGAGCTGCAGAGCACGCTGCTGCGGATCGGCTCCGAGCGCGGCAACCTGCCCACCTCCGAGCTGGCCGAGATCGCCGAGGTCCCCGAGCAGAAGGTACGCGAGGCGCTCGATGCCCGTGGCTGCTTCACCCCCTCCTCGCTGGACGCCCCGTTGCGCTCCGGCGACTCCCAGTCCTCGGGCGAAGCGACCATCGGCGACATGCTGCCGGGCATCGACGGCGGGCTCTCCGACTGCGAGACCCGGCTCGCGCTCGAGCAGGCGATCCACGCGCTGTGTCCGCGCGACCAGCTCGTGGTGCGGCTGCGCTTCCTGGAGGACCGCAGCCAGGCAGAGATCGGCGAGGCCATCGGCGTCACCCAGACGCAGGTCTCCCGCATCCTCACCCGCATCATCGACGAGCTCCGCGCCCAGCTCGAGGGCATGGAGATGGCCGCATGACCCGCACCCACCCCGGGTACGGGACCACGAAAGCCGACCCCGACACAAGGAGACCTGGCATGACGTACTCGACGATCACCGGTGAGCGCGACGACACCGCCCAGCGCTCGCTGTGGAATGGCACGCCCAAGACCAAGTGGCAGGAGTCGTCCTGGGGCAAGCGGATCGCGGCTGTCGCCGCCTTCCTGGTCCCCGCCGTGATGGCGGTCGCCACCACCGTCATCCGCAAGAAGGGAACCGACGCGCTGCTGCGGAGGTTCAAGGGAGGTCGGAAGACGTGAGGACGAAACGGAACATCTTCACCTTCGCGCTGGGTGGCGTCGCCGGCTACATCGTCGGCCGCTACCCTGCCGCGACCTACGAGACGCTGCGCGACGGAGCCGGCGTCACCGTCGGCATGGCACGTGAGCGGATCGGCACGATGAACCTTCCGTTCGGTCATGCGGGTGACCACCGGGCTCGCGCCACCCAGCCGGCGGAGGCCGGTGACGACGTCATCGAGCGCACCTCGACGGCGTACGTGTCGCGACCGCACCCGTAGCCCGTACGTCGGCTGTCTTCGGCGGCTGTCGGCTCCTCGAGCCGGCAGCCGCCGATCTGTCTGGGCTCCAATGAACCATCGGGGCTCCGTCTGGGCGGCAGGTTGTGATCACAACGACTCCGCCGCGCCACCCGGTGTGGGCGACGCGGCGGAGTCGATGGCCTCCAGGACGCCAGGCGGAGCCTGGCGGGAGTCCGCTCCTAGCGACCGACGGCCTTCTCGAGCTCGGCCTTGTTCATCTTCGAGCGGCCCTTGACGTTCTTGTCCTTGGCCTCTTCGTAGAGCTGGGCCTTGGTACGCCCACCGGGACCGCGGTGACTGCGCAGACCGCCACGGCGACCGGAGGAGATGTCCTCGGTCGAGGTGCGGCTGCTTTCGCGGGACTCGCCCTCGCGGGCACGTTCCTTGTTCACCGTGCGGGCGGCGATCTCCTCGGCGGTGTCCTCGTTCTCGCCGCGGTCGAGTAGGCCCTTCTTGATGTGCTCGTACTGGCGTTCGCGTTTCTTGCTCCAGGCACGTTGCGGCATCTCAGCTCCTCCTTCGCGTTCTCGGCGTCGTTCTCGGCTGATCGAAGCGCTCTTCGTCATCGGCGACGCGCTTGTTGCGGCGGGCGTCGTAGAGCCAGGCCGCGATGCCGACCAGGACGACGATCACCCCGATCACGGTGAAGATGACGGCTGGAGTACTCATGGAGAACCGGTACCCAGAACGGATGCCTCTTACGCGGCGACCGCGACCCGCATCCGGCGAAGGATCCGCGCGAGCGTTCGCGAGACCTGCGCCTGCGTCGCACCGATCCGCTCACCGATCTCGGCCTGGGTCAGGCCTTCGGCGTAGCGCAGCCGCAGGACCATCAGGTCGGTCTCGTCGAGCCCCTCCAGCGCCTCCCCCACCAGCACCCGTGCCTCGGCGCGGTCGAAGCCGGGATCGACCTCTCCCACCTGCTCCACGAGCGAGCCGGACTCGTCGTCCCCCTGCTGAGCGCGTACGCAGCGGGCCTGATCCCGGAAGCAGCGGCGCATCTCGCCCTTGGCCATCGGCACGGCATAGCTCAGGAACGCACCCTGCTCGGGGTCGTAGCGGCGGGCGGCCTTCACCAGCCCCATCCGCGCGGCCTGGCGCAGGTCCTCGACCTCGATGCCACGGCCCGAGTAGCGGGCAGCCAGTGAGCGTGCTACCGGGAGGTGGCGTACGACCAGATCTTCCTGCTGAGGGGCGAGAAGCGAGGGGCCCTGCTGGTTCCTGTCCATGGCTCGAGTCTGTCGCGCAGACCACCCGATGCCACGGGTTCGCGAGGTATTTGGCCCCCAGGGGTGAGCTCAACCCCCACAGCGCACTCACCCCTGAGGGTTAGAACCGCGGTCCCGGGTCCGTTGCCGAGACCGCGGCACCGACAGTGCGATCGTGGTGTCAGTCCCCGATCCCGAAGGCAGGGGAAAGTCACCCAGACTGCTCTGTCGATACGCTATCGGTAACCATCCTTGCCCCCACGGATGCACCCGATTCCACAGAATTCTCATCGGGGGGCGCGAACCCGTGGGTGATCGCCCAGCTGACCGCCTGGCTTCGGGTGGTGACCTGAATCTTTCGGTAGGCCTGACGGATGTGGCTCTTGAGCGTGTTCACGCTCACGACGAGCTTCTCGGCGATGTCCGCGTTGGACAGCCCCTGGGTGATCAGCGCGAGCACCTCGACCTCGCGGGTGGTGAGCCCGGCGACCGTGCCGAGCCGGTCCTCGCGCTCCCCGATCGGCTCACCGCTGGCCGTCATCTCGATCGCGCGAACGAGCTCACCGGCGTGCACGCTCATCGACACCCAGGCCTTGGCACCGAGCGAGTAGGCCTTGACGCGCAGGTCCGGCCGCATGTCGCGGCTGAAGATCAGCACGTTGGCGTCGGTCTCCTGCAGCAGGTGCACCAGATCGGAGCCGTCGGACAGGTGCAGACCGAGCGTGTCGTACAGGATCACGTCGACACCCGGAGCCTTGCTGCGAACCGACGGGAGGGCCGTCACGACCAGCCTGTCGGGATAGTCCGCAAGCATGGTGGTGAGCCCCCGCATGACAACCTCCTGCGGGCTGACCACGGCCACCCGCAACACCCCCTGCCTCATCACACCTGAACCTTCTCAGATCGATGGTCGGTTGGACAGGTGTATGGGCAGAACACGCCGTGGGTACCTGGGAAGACGTCCATCCAGATGCCCTGAGACAGGAGCAACCCATGTCCCACGTGACCGAAGACCTCAAGAAGGCCTCCGAGCTACCCGAGGGCGACGTGGTCAGGATCCTGCTGCAGCAGCACGCCGGCATCCGTCAGCTCTGCTCGACGGTCGGAAACTCCGAGGGCCCGGCCAAGCGCCAGGCGTTCGACGACCTCCGGGTCCTGCTCGCCGTGCACGAGACCGCCGAGGAGCTCGTCGTCCACCCGTTCGTCTCTGCCCACGGCGGCGAGACGCTCACCAAGGCGCTCAACGCCGACGAGAAGGAGGCCAGCGAGATGCTGGCCCGGCTCGAGGAGGTCGGCGTCGAGAGCCCCGAGTTCGACGAGAGCTTCCCCATCTTCCAGATCGTGGTCGAGCAGCATGCCGAGGAGGAGGAGCGCGTCGAGTTCCCGCTGCTGCTCAGCACCCTCGACGAGGCCGACCGCCGCACGATGGGCAAGCGGCTGACGGCGGCCGAGACGGTCGCACCGACCCATCCCCATCCCGGCGCCACGGGCTCGGTGCCGAAGCAGCTCGCCACGATGCCGTTCCACTCGATCGTGGACCGCGTCAAGGACGCGCTGAGCCGTTCCTGACGTCGCCCGTTCACGACGTGGCACAGTGGGTGCTGAACGGCATCGACGACAACATCGAAGTCCTCAGATGGGAGCAGAACATGGTCGAGAAGGAAACCCGGGACCCCGAGACCGGCGCCGACGAGAGCACCGAGGCCCCGATCCCCTTCCCCACCCCGGAGCGGGTCGAGGAGGAAGGCGAGGAGCGCGATCTTCAGGACGAGACCGAGGAAGAGACGTTCCCCGCCAGCGACCCCCAGTCCAGCTGGGCAGGCCCGGCGGATCCTCGGGACCGCTGACCCTCAGGCCAGGCCCCGGCGCTCCAGCAACGGAGCGATCGGGGCCGGACGGCCGCGCCACTCGGCATAGGACTGCAGCGGGTCGCGGGTGCCACCGATGCCGATCACATAGCGGACGTACGCCTCGCCGTTCTCCCTGGTCAGGCCGCCGTTCTCCTTGAACCACGCGACCGTGTCGGCGTCGAGCACCTCGGACCAGATGTAGGAGTAGTAGGCCGAGGCATAGCCGCCGAAGATGTGCTT from Nocardioides luteus includes:
- a CDS encoding sigma-70 family RNA polymerase sigma factor codes for the protein MDRNQQGPSLLAPQQEDLVVRHLPVARSLAARYSGRGIEVEDLRQAARMGLVKAARRYDPEQGAFLSYAVPMAKGEMRRCFRDQARCVRAQQGDDESGSLVEQVGEVDPGFDRAEARVLVGEALEGLDETDLMVLRLRYAEGLTQAEIGERIGATQAQVSRTLARILRRMRVAVAA
- the rfaE2 gene encoding D-glycero-beta-D-manno-heptose 1-phosphate adenylyltransferase, with amino-acid sequence MRVVVVGDVLLDVDVTGDVRRRLPEANAPVIDDPRERLRPGGAGLAAALAAADGHEVVLVTALAADPAGSRIHELCSGAGITVLAVPQHGTTPVKRRIIAEQQPVARLDEGSCGPIEPVPADALDAIGAADAILVSDYGQGLTSVANLRHALSSIAATTSTPIVWDPHPRGEAPVPGVRLATPNRAEAAAFAGQAAGTGASEHAAALREAWRARAVCVTLGADGAVVAEGDGAPREIPAHRVGFQDTCGAGDRFAATVTASLTGTASTETAVKTAVEAAGDFVAAGGAGSFTPADRRTGGRTLVATGGCFDLLHAGHVATLQAARRLGDRLVVCLNSDASVRRLKGEDRPVVPERDRARLLAALDCVDDVVVFDEDTPVHVLAQLRPDIWVKGGDYAEDDLPESDLLATWGGRTVVVPFHDGHSTTSLIETARAMPV
- a CDS encoding SDR family oxidoreductase, whose protein sequence is MNGTNGTNSLDGRVALVTGAGSGLGRATSRVLSVSGAYVAVSDRDPEAAQETVDLIRGEPRRGETEVVDLDVTSPSAVEKTVADLSERFGARFDLLINNAGTDRGSDLVDIDDDQWHDVFGVNVDGPMRLSRAFVRHRLALEDAPTQPVADIVSIASISALTVGAGAAAYNSSKAALLKLTEVMQTEAREREWPVRVSAINPAAMATPMMDQWGLPPERMMDPTIVAELIRFAVTLPEEACLQSAVVMLRNEGYPR
- a CDS encoding hemerythrin domain-containing protein, whose translation is MSHVTEDLKKASELPEGDVVRILLQQHAGIRQLCSTVGNSEGPAKRQAFDDLRVLLAVHETAEELVVHPFVSAHGGETLTKALNADEKEASEMLARLEEVGVESPEFDESFPIFQIVVEQHAEEEERVEFPLLLSTLDEADRRTMGKRLTAAETVAPTHPHPGATGSVPKQLATMPFHSIVDRVKDALSRS
- a CDS encoding plasmid stabilization protein; protein product: MPQRAWSKKRERQYEHIKKGLLDRGENEDTAEEIAARTVNKERAREGESRESSRTSTEDISSGRRGGLRSHRGPGGRTKAQLYEEAKDKNVKGRSKMNKAELEKAVGR
- a CDS encoding sigma-70 family RNA polymerase sigma factor, whose protein sequence is MTTTTFETDLPRAERQRLTSELLAAAHEAEGEEQDRLIEEVILLNAAVARSIAHRYTGRGIPRADLEQVAYIALVRAAKSFHPDRADDFLTYAVPTIRGEVKRWFRDHGWTVRPPRPIQELQSTLLRIGSERGNLPTSELAEIAEVPEQKVREALDARGCFTPSSLDAPLRSGDSQSSGEATIGDMLPGIDGGLSDCETRLALEQAIHALCPRDQLVVRLRFLEDRSQAEIGEAIGVTQTQVSRILTRIIDELRAQLEGMEMAA
- a CDS encoding UDP-glucuronic acid decarboxylase family protein — protein: MNDWEESLRGARVVVTGGAGFVGSWVSERLLDAGAEVWIVDNLLTGSADKIEHLFGRPGFAITIADASHAIPDPGGVDLVMHLACPASPVHYQRLPLETLRVASEGTVNALELADRHHARFVLTSTSEVYGEPEVHPQREEYWGHVNPIGLRSVYDEGKRFAEATTMAYARERGVDVAVARLFNTYGPRMSLDDGRVVPAFLGQALSGEPLTVAGDGSQTRSLCWVEDTVEGLLRLACADVAGPVNIGNDREITMLELARMIIELTGSESRIHHVALPADDPHVRRPDLTRARLLLGWEPQMSLEEGLKRTARWREDVDSDPTAAAAPRR
- a CDS encoding response regulator transcription factor, with the translated sequence MRQGVLRVAVVSPQEVVMRGLTTMLADYPDRLVVTALPSVRSKAPGVDVILYDTLGLHLSDGSDLVHLLQETDANVLIFSRDMRPDLRVKAYSLGAKAWVSMSVHAGELVRAIEMTASGEPIGEREDRLGTVAGLTTREVEVLALITQGLSNADIAEKLVVSVNTLKSHIRQAYRKIQVTTRSQAVSWAITHGFAPPDENSVESGASVGARMVTDSVSTEQSG
- a CDS encoding glycosyltransferase family 9 protein, with amino-acid sequence MPTALVYRALGLGDLLAGVPALRMLRRALPQHRIVLAAPAAQTRLIALAAVVDEVIATEELEPVAWTGPPPDLAIDLHGNGPASRDLLRVLGPGRLIGFGEPGGPAWDPEEHERHRWCRLLAETLDTDVAADPDDVLLPPPGLEPPPEPDAVLIHPGAASASRRWPTDRFAAVATRMTLTGARVLVTGSPAERDLAEDVRSRAGLPPEANVAGSTDLMALASLVGSARLLISGDTGIAHLASALGTPSVILFGPTPPSRWGPPPGPHIALWRGDGPGDPHASVTDPALLRLRVDEVNDAALRLLSGRSRRPRASAPSA